A genomic stretch from Odocoileus virginianus isolate 20LAN1187 ecotype Illinois chromosome 25, Ovbor_1.2, whole genome shotgun sequence includes:
- the LOC139031093 gene encoding olfactory receptor 5K1-like, protein MAKENHTIKNEFILTGFTDHPEMKTLLFVVFFTIFLITMVGNLGLMILISKEHRLHTPMYIFLGNLALADSCCACAVTPKMLRNFFSKNRMISLYECMAQFYFLCTVETADCFLLAAMAYDRYVAICKPLQYHTMMSKKLCIQMTTGAYIAGNLHSMIHVGLLFRLTFCGANHINHFYCDILPLYRLSCVDPYVNELVLFIFSGSIQVFTIGSVLISYLYILLTIFKMKSKKGRVKAFSTCASHFLSLSLFYGSIFFMYIRPNLLEEGDKDIPAAILFTEVIPLLNPFIYSLRNKEVINVLRKILKKEKSQKSLKQMTSTIA, encoded by the coding sequence ATGGCTAAAGAAAATCATACCATAAAAAATGAGTTTATCCTCACAGGATTTACAGATCACCCAGAGATGAAGACCCTTCTGTTTGTGGTGTTTTTTACCATCTTTCTGATCACCATGGTTGGCAACCTTGGCCTGATGATACTGATTTCAAAAGAGCATCGTCTACACACACCAATGTACATCTTTCTGGGAAACCTCGCTCTTGCGGATTCTTGCTGTGCCTGTGCTGTGACTCCTAAGATGTTAAGGAacttcttttctaaaaacagaatgATTTCCCTCTATGAATGCATggcacaattttattttctttgcactgTTGAGACTGCAGATTGCTTTCTCCTGGCAGCAATGGCCTAtgatcgctatgtggccatctgcaaaccactGCAGTACCACACCATGATGTCaaagaaactctgcattcagatgaccACAGGGGCCTACATAGCTGGGAACCTGCATTCCATGATTCATGTAGGCCTTCTATTTAGGTTAACTTTCTGTGGAGCAAATCACATCAACCACTTTTACTGTGATATTCTTCCTTTATACAGGCTCTCCTGTGTTGACCCTTACGTCAATGAACTGGTACTATTTATCTTTTCAGGTTCAATTCAAGTCTTCACAATAGGTAGTGTCTTAATATCTTACCTCTACATTCTCTTaaccattttcaaaatgaaatccaAAAAGGGAAGGGTCAAAGCTTTTTCTACCTGTGCGTCCCACTTCTTGTCACTTTCATTATTCTACGGATCCATTTTTTTCATGTACATTAGACCAAATTTGCTTGAAGAAGGGGATAAAGATATACCAGCTGCTATTTTGTTTACAGAAGTCATTCCTTTACTAAATCCTTTTATTTATAGCCTAAGAAATAAGGAAGTAATAAATGTCTTGAGaaaaattctgaagaaagaaaaatctcagaaaagtttaaaacaaatgaCATCTACTATAGCTTAA
- the LOC110123725 gene encoding olfactory receptor 5K1-like — protein MTEDNHSLTTEFILTGFADHPELKILLFLVFFTIYLITMVGNLGLVALIVTEHRLHTPMYIFLGNLALMDSFCSSAITPKMLQNFFSKDRLISLYECMAQFYFLCLAETADCFLLAAMAYDRYVAICKPLQYHTMMSKKLCIQMTAGAYAAGNIHPTIHVGFLFRLTFCRSHQINHFFCDVLPLYRLSCVDPFINQLMVLIFAGSVLVFTITIVIISYLFILFTIFKMKSKEGKGKALSTCASHFLSVSIFYGSLLFMYVRPNSGNKDDKDIPVAIFYTLIIPLLNPFIYSLRNKEVINTTKKIWRRIYDMRKQILSNMHN, from the coding sequence ATGACTGAAGATAACCACTCCTTGACAACAGAGTTTATCCTGACAGGATTTGCAGATCATCCAGAGCTGAAGATCCTTCTGTTCCTGGTGTTCTTTACCATCTATCTGATCACCATGGTGGGGAATCTTGGTTTGGTGGCACTGATCGTTACAGAGCATCGTCTTCACACACCAATGTACATCTTTCTGGGTAACCTCGCTCTGATGGACTCCTTTTGTTCCAGTGCCATTACCCCAAAAATGCTACAGAACTTCTTTTCTAAAGACAGACTGATTTCCCTTTATGAATGCATggcacaattttattttctctgccttgCTGAAACTGCAGATTGCTTTCTCCTGGCAGCAATGGCCTAtgatcgctatgtggccatctgcaaaccactGCAGTACCACACCATGATGTCaaagaaactctgcattcagatgactGCAGGGGCATATGCAGCTGGAAACATTCATCCCACGATTCATGTAGGGTTTCTGTTTAGACTAACTTTCTGTAGGTCTCATCAAATCaatcactttttctgtgatgtCCTTCCATTATACAGACTCTCCTGTGTGGATCCTTTTATCAATCAATTGATGGTACTCATCTTTGCAGGGTCAGTTTTAGTCTTCACTATTACCATAGTAATAATCTCttaccttttcattcttttcacaatTTTCAAGATGAAATCCAAAGAGGGAAAAGGCAAAGCCTTATCTACATGTGCATcccattttctctctgtctcaatATTCTACGGTTCCCTTCTTTTCATGTATGTTCGGCCAAATTCAGGTAACAAAGATGATAAAGATATACCTGTTGCTATTTTTTATACTCTAATAATTCCCTTGTTAAACCCATTTATTTATAGTCTAAGAAATAAGGAAGTAATAAACACTACAAAAAAAATATGGAGAAGAATTTATGACATGAGGAAACAAATATTGTCCAATATGCACAACTGA